The Lactuca sativa cultivar Salinas chromosome 2, Lsat_Salinas_v11, whole genome shotgun sequence genome includes the window ATAATTCACCTAAATTTACGGTGATTGGCCACAGAGGTCACGGCATGAATATATTGCACTCGACCGATCGGAGAATGAAGGCCTTTAAGGAGAACTCTATTCTTTCCTTCAACAACGCTGCCAAACACCCTATCGATTACATTGAGTTTGACGTTCAGGTATTATTCTAACGCCGCTCCGGCCACCCCTTGTTTACCATCGTTTATGATATTTGTCTTTGATCGCGTCGATGCAAATGATATGTACGTATGAATATGATTTCGAATATTTTATTTTCCTGCTACGTCTGATCGCTGTTCGTGTATATGCAGCTTGGAACGTATGATTTTAGATCATTCTAAAGCTCGAAGGGCCTGTTAATATTTCTATTTTGTTCTGATCTGAAAAATGTTTTTGATTTCGGTTTCGATTTTCCGTATTCCCTTTTttggaaaggaaaaaaaaaagtctAATCCTAATAGCTTTTGGCGCTTTGTTTGTTTCTCTGCAACGTTATCATGGGGTTGTTTGCATAAGAGTTTGAAAtagattatttaattaatgtatCTTATCTATAATTTTAATTAGATTTTTATGTTTGTATATACAAATTGTGTTTTTGATACTGATTACTATAATATAtcaaatgataaaataaatttgtacatttttcttttttttttttaaatttaatttaaaatcctTTTATTCATATCTTAGATCTTATTTAACATCATAACTAGTTTCAAATTTTGCATCTGCATCTTAACGCCCACTAATAGATTCATAACGATTGATTTTTGACATGTCTATGTATACAATAAATATATTTGCTATGGCACAAGAAATTGCAACGTTTTTTTGTTCGATGAATGTCTCTAAAAGGAATAAGTTTatctcataaaaaaaaaaaagaagaaacgtTTGAGTTTATACAAAATTTTGAAGCTAATTCACTGTTTGTTAAATATTGAAATTCAAACCAAAATAAgtaattaattttatattattgattTCTTATAGTTTCTAGGTGGTAATGTAACATTGTTAAATCTTTTGTAGGTAACAAAAGATGACGTAGCCATCATTTTCCACGACGACTTCATCCTCTCTCAAGAACATGTAAGTCGTGATTTACTGGTATATGTATCAAAATCGTGACACGTAGATCTAACCTTGATGATTTACTATAAATTTAGTAATTATTGATCCAATATTAATTTTTATAGGGTTCAGTGGTTGAAAAGAGAGTGACCGATTTAACAATGAAGGAATTCTTTGCATACGGCCCCCAACGGGAAGTCAGCATGGAAGGAAAAGCGTTGGCTAGGAAAGTAAATGGCACCGTTGTAGGGTGGCAGGTTGAATCTGATGATCATTCTTGTACTCTACAAGAAGCATTTGAAAAAGTAAACACTAGACTTGGATTTAACATAGAGTTGAAGTTTGATGATCATCGTGTCTATGAAGAAGACCATCTCATCCATGCTCTTCAAGTCGTATTAAAGGTATATATAATCATTCTTTAACCAGTGATTATCAGTAGAAAGGGCTGttaattaaaaatcatgttaTTTTCAGGTTGTTTCCGAGCATGCTAACGATAGGCCCATAATATTTTCAAGCTTCCAACCGGATGCTGCTTTGCTTATGAAGAAACTTCAACAAAAATACCCCGTGAGTATATAATACTACATCTTCAAGATTTTATTCTTTTTACGCGGGTGGGCCCATTCCaccttgaaaaaaaatatatatttatgtagTTTTCTTTTGTTGAAAAAACAGGTTTACTTTTTGACAAATGGAGGAACCGAGGTTTATGATGATGTGCGAAGGAATTCATTAGAAGAAGCAAGGAAGTTGGCAGTTGGGGGTGGATTGGATGGAATAGTTTCAGAAGTTAAGGGTATTTTCGGAAATCCGTCGGCAGCACGAGAGATCAAAGAGTCAAATCTCGGCCTTCTCACATATGGCAAATTGAAGTAAGTGTGACTTAAGTTCCGTATTttagaataataataattttagaaGAGGATAATCAAACTAATGGTGTGTATTTTTTGTATGGGCAAAACAGTAATATCCAAGAAACAGTACACGTTCAACAGCTAATGGGCGTGGATGGAGTGATTGTGGATCTGGTTGAAGAAATAGCGAGGGCAGTTGAGGAAACGAAGACAAGAAATGGACATGGTGGAGTTAAAAGTGAAGAAACAGAGAAGGGTTTAATCGAGTTGTCGTTTCTGTTAAACTTGATTTCAAAGGTGATACAACATTAAGATGGAATTGGAAATAGTTTCTAATGTTTTGGACGATTTAATATATATAGACCCCTCCTccctataaaaaaaatatagtctGGTTATCGTGTACATAGGGTTGAGAATGGAGGTCATGAATTGGGGGTCATCGTTCATTGTCAGAAACATGGTTTTCACTAATATATGAATCGAAAAGATTCTTCTTTTAATTATTTGGTTGAAAGGACATTTCGATTTTTTGTGGAAGAATATAAAGTGAATGTCATATAGAACTAGACCAAACCAATACAAAAGTTTATGGTTAAAGTTTGGAACCAAAAGGATCAAAATCTTCCAATATAGAAAACTATTGTAgccaaaatataaaataaaatagttattatgaccaaaatataaaataaagttCTTAATTAGACAGAAATTTTGCATCTTTTTTTAGTTACAATAATAgtccaaaatttatatttttgaccCATATTTCAAACTTTTGttaaatttttagatttttatatctttttttatcaaaattttgcattataaaatcatatttatacaaaaaaactattttcacataaaaccctttttatttAACTTTTTTCTAGAAACATTAttatacgtgtgtgtgtgtatatatatatatatatatatatatatatatatatatatatatatatatatatatatatatatatatatatatattatattattttttaaagtctaaatattttcaacgatttgacaaaaaaattatactttattttttttacagtaaAGTCCTAACTACCAGCGACACACTTACCATTTTTTgccggttagccggtaattaaaATTTTACTGTAAAAAAATAACGTTTataactttcttgtcaaatcgtgaaTTAAGATTTTACTgtcaaaaaataaagtttatgacatttttgtcaaatcgttgagAATATTGaaactttagtgtatatattcctttttttgttagaaattaaatgatatgatagtctttaagcataagagttattggaACATGCTATTCTTTAGTCAGCTagattatgttgaagtccttaaTGTTTGCTTCttcttaaataatattttttttttaatctcaacaaccCAACATTGAAAAAAAATGGAGATAATCAATAAAGAAATAAAGAACCAAcattgtgttggctttttgcaaTCTTAAAAATGATTGAACTAAAAAACTGGGTGTGTGTTGTTTGTGTTAGTACAACATGTCCCCACTTTTCAGTTCAAAATTTAGGGATGAACCAAGAAGAAAACTTTACAAGTCTTCTCATCCACTCTCGCTCTCTCTTTTGCTTATGTTTCCCCTAATCGTGATTATAGTAGAGTAAAGATGATGATGGTAACAAAAATAGCGGTGCTGCAACGAAAATCATAATTAAAAGCTCTTAGGCAACAGATTGGGTATCACGAGACTGaaaaaattatttgtttctaGGTAAACCACGACTATACactaaagtctcaatattttcaatgatttgacaagaaagtccgaAACATTATTTTATTGACAGTAAAATCTTAATTACTAGCTAACCGGCAAAAAATGGTAAGCCTGTCAAAAACTGTCGGTAGTTAAGATTTTATTGTCAAAAAAAAGTTTATGACATTCTtgtcaaattgttgaaaaattgaGACTTTAGTAAATATcccaaaaaatatatacaaagttACAAAGAACTATTTCATAGTAAAcgtatttgtatatattttatatatatttatgtatttatatgcatACAAAtaggtgtgtatgtgtgtgtgtatatatatatatatatatatatatatatatatatatatacacacacacacacacacacaagtagATTCATgcaaaaacataaatattttgaaaaaatgCAAAAACATATTTTGTCTTATAAAAACCAAACACATGtactttaaaaattaaatttattagcaatacattaaagataataagtttaTATTGGAGGGTGTTATGGTAATATAGACTTAAAGTTGGTTATAGCAACAGTTTATCTCTTTTTTTTCACCTTCTTAACCACTTTTAAATTgaagttttcataataaaaatgttaaCAAACAAGTTTtgctaatatgaaacaatttATTATGTATCATTGATTATCATCAAAGTTTGAATATatttttgtccaaaatataaagTTGAGGTGACACAATCTCATATGTTTTCCTTGTTTTCGCGTTTTCACAAATTATTTGTATtttcgcatatatatatatatatatatatatatatatatatatatatatatatatatatatatatatatatatatatatatatatatatatatatatatatatatatatatatatatatatatatgcaaaaatACAAAGAATTTGTGAAAACGCGAAAACAAAGAAAACATATGAGATTGTGTCACCTCaactgtaacaccctgttctgaaAGTATTCATTTATGGATTTTAAAGGCCAAGGCTAGGGGCGTTTTGGTTTTTTATGGGTTCTGAGTTTTTATTCGAGAGATTTTGGGCCGGGGCATgtcgctagaagcgtagggcttctcgccaccttttcatggatattaaGCTCGTCGAAAACGAACTTAGAACGAAGGAGTTATAGCATTTTGAAGTTATTGACATTAATGGTCCCTTAATGGAGAAAGATGGCAAGAAaggaccatgcatgcaaggtggccagcgcaagagtacgcccaacgtaaggctggggtacgcccaacataatagAGCAAAGTGATCGCGGGTGCAGAGGggcgtacgcccaatgtacactcagagtctcaaaaccctaacttttagggttgagccactatataaagaacataacaccctGGTTATCAGCCTCCCTATCATGTTCATACAGTCCCcacgaaaaccctaatcctcttggAGCTTGGAAGGCTTTGTGAGAGCATTTTGGTGTTTAGGGTCCACTCTTCAAAGAAGCAAAGGTCAAGGAAAGGTGTTGGTGCAAGGGAGAAGGTTCAGATCTGGGATTGTTACTTCACTTTAGACCCTTTTAAGGTATAAAGTCATGAGCTTGATGATTAATCTTTTAGATCTATTTAGGGTGAGTTTATGGACTCTTTTAGTCTAAAGGATGGACCTTTATGATGAAATCTCGTTTGTGAACTTAAGGTTGCCACCCTCAGAGCTAAAAgggtcccataagcagtaaagtctccatcttaaacatcttaatgggttcatgcatgagatctagccctcTTTATAGAAGAAGAATGTCATTTTGGGGGTTTAGGCTTGAGTGGGCCAAGTTAAGTcacaaagtcagtgactttatggattaagacatggaaAAGGACCAAGATCTGTAATTGTAGCTTCTGAagtggagtattaagcacttaatgagaaagggcttagcaccaatagtaggTTTTTTATGTGTTTATAGGTTGTCTAAATGGTAAAATGGGGTGTCCATTTAGCCAACTCCTATAAACAAACATGGTGGTGAACATGGGAGTTTCAGAAATATTATGGCCAATAtttaacacccaaagtcaggaaggtcgagaaaggaaaggaaaccctaagtcaaggggctcgactcgtcgagtccaaggaggaactcggcgagtctgagcgggatccgggtcgaggaataagtggccgactcgacgagtcgaagtatggactcggcgagtccggtctgatGAGAGAAACCCTATATCCGGGACTTTGGGCactatttaaactccttattctctccattagggttccttagagcctccctTATACAGAATACGAACCCTAAgtctccattgttgctcattcaagcttccaatccatttttgggtgaattgaaagaagaaaaaagaggggaatcattgaagcttcaaggattggcctgagatctggagtttgtggaacctttctgagttattgaaggtactaagtcgtttccttcatttagatctattctagttgtgagttttggggctttttagccatgattagttatccatttgagttagaagccagatctgaagttgctactttggatctaagcacatgttggccttgtgaagcataaagtaactgcccttgagttgattatggagcctccttgcctcaaaccctagtttatggtgtatttagcctagatctccttctctacacgtaaagtttgcaactttacgtgaggaataggcttgggaagggtagatctacattttggagtccatgcatgactcaaaagtcctctgcatgtatgaagatatgaatggactcggcgagtcctttgagtggacttggcgagtagcatgaagattaggaggaactcgacgagtgggatgaacaactcgtcgagtaggttgaagattctcttggactcggcgagtcaggtcgcgaaaccccaaacccctCGAGTTGAGGCTCGAaccagtgagtcgagtggagactcggtgattcggacaggtcaggactcggaaatcggtagactcggcgagtcatggtctgactcggcgagtcgagtcacgaatggaaggactctgagcatatgaactcagcgagtcaataggttgactcagcgagtagggttgaactggaaggttgaccttgaccaggactttgacgttgaccagatttgacttagttgacttttgggggtCAGTTggtctaagtgttgcattgatattggtagctcggggagctagtggagcaggagttcaggaaGTTGTCGGGAAACAGTTTGAGGGGCTATCAACAAGTTCAgtaagtgcaggtgagtttcccttttgtgtgaatgggtctacggccacaatgccgacccatgtagttacgagtagaagacccgggggtttgccctaggcacagtatgctagtatgatattcaggatgaggtccaatgatagcgggcgggtgcccaaggaatggtttatgtgatagtttatacttgttgtccgtgtgatacttatatgtgcctggtagggaggtgagtgtgggcgaggtcccgtaactcaccaattgcagagtgtggatggtgttccacatctcattagcagcagatcaggggcgaggcccaagttaaggaaggagtgagggtgggctgggcccttacctcactatcagcaggagtatggacggggttccatgactcatcagtcgtaggacaagggcgaggcccaaagacaggcgaggccttaggacaagatccgttagtatgtgtttagcttatgtgatgtgatatgtttatgtgctattatatgttagcgggcgaggccctgtggcaggcgaggcctaagtgaaacagatctgtatccgagcaaGGCTCGAAGCCAGGTGAGACCTGgaacggcggggccgttgtagcgagcgaggcccaggatagcgggcgtggtccaatatgtgcagtatgtggttatgcatggtatgtggtagggtggggaactcactaagcttcgtgcttacgattttcagttttggttacaggtacttccggtaacggatggaagagctcggggtgatcgcatggcacacaccatagattagacagcctgggaatgtttactctaataacgaacatgtgttttgggaattaatactctgattatgttttggaggtgactttgcttaaagtaatgttttattaaaataaatttttagtcttgaattttgggacgttacacaataTCTTGAAAACAGAAACTACACTGTTTATAACTGTGTTAtgaattaatataatatattaattgtaaGATACTAGTAAATATTTTTTGAGTCGCGTTTAATTTTTagtattaaaattaataatatatttgacTTGGATGTTCAACCTGATCctataacaaaaaaaatttagaTCTTTTTATTTTGTTATCTTATATAAATTGGACACATGTGAATTTGAATCCTAGATTCGTCATTGTCTTCAATCCAAAGGAACCGATGATACATTTTCTAACAattcataagaaaaaaaataacaacCCAATCACCATTCATTTTGCATGTATCACTaaactttttaaataactttCGATTGCATTATTCACGTTAACTCTGACCATAAAacactaaggtgttgtttgttttttcgaagccaaaacgtctgcagtctgcaaGAAAGActatttgttttttaacatctgcagttTGTTAAAATAATTTGATTTTACAACCTTAAAATAATTTCTCAACACCAAAATTTAAAAAATTCTAATCTTACAATACTAAAATAAAATTCATACAACACAATAATTCTTGTCTTATAATAAAATGAATGgagttatatttttttaaacgatAAAATAACTATTTTATCTTAATGTTTAAAGATAAATAAATGACTTTTTTATAACAATGGTTAAAAGTTAACTTGAATACATGATCATATGGACCACcatataatatattagagcttGATTATTCTTTATAATAGAGAAATAAATGATAATTAAAATATTAGGTATGGAAACTTAGAAATGTTGATAATGCATGAcaaagaaaaaataataaaataaaataaaaagtgaaTCTTGAAAAGTAGCGACATAAAGGAAAAAAAATGGCTCCATCACAAAAAAAAATGTCCCCGTCTAATATAAGACTTCTCGGTGTGGTGCAGTAGGAGACCGCGGTTGGCTGCCACGTGGGACAGAAACACCGCCCCCAGGGTGCGGTCTGGGGCGGTGGAGACCGCACTGCGGCCTTTGAAGACCGCGCTTTGTGATTGCCTTGGctgtttctttctttcttgaccGTTCAAAGATtcgttcctttttttttttttttaacctttTACTCCATCTATATATACATATCTTATCATTTTTACATTTACACAACCTTTAAACACATATCAATACAATCATTTTatctaattttttttgaaaaaatgtcTTCTTCCAAAAGACCTAGCAAAGAAAAAACACCAGTCAGAAACACCAACCCCCCAATACCTTCATTTGATCAACCGATTTTCTCATCTCCATGTTACCACTATGGCGGTATGTTTCCTTCTTTTCCACAACGACCAGGGCAACCACATCCACAAACACCACCTTCTTTTCCACAACCTGACCCGGATTttaatccatttgattttttGTCCCAACCCGAGTTTGTgcaacaaacacaaacacaaccaGAAACGGTCGTTTCTGATTCTGAACCGGAATTCGTTACAGAAACTCAACCCACTCGAGCAACGaataaaagaaaagagaaggcgGAGGCTAGATGTTGGGAACCTTTGGAAGCGTTGGTGTTGGCACAATCTTTGATCGATATTTCAGAAGACGCGACAGTTGGAAAAGACCAAAAGCATGACCGCTTTTGGATTCGCGTTTTACACAGGTTCCATAAAGGAATGAACCGTGGAGAATACCATTCAAAACATCAAGTGTACTCCAAATGGGGGAAGATGAACAAGGAAGTCATGTTGTTTAATGACTTGTGGAACAACATGAAACGTCAATGGAAAAGTGGAGAAAGTGATGAAGTCATTTTGAAGAAAGCCTTGAAAGTGTATCAAAAAGAAAATCTGAAGGCTTTCAAGTTTCTTGAAGTTTGGAATTTTTTGAAAGATAACAGGAAATGGTTGAGTAGCAAAACATCTGACCAACATATCGACAGTTGGTCAAAACGCAGCAGAACATCTGAGTCCGACCACACTACATCAGATGCTCGTGTTCAGTTTGATCTGAAGGAAGATGAACATGTTCCAGTTTCACCACCTTCCCGACCATTAGGAAGAGACAAATCAAAAAGCAAAGGCAAAGCGTCGGATTCAGATGATTTGAAAGAAATGGGAACCGACATGAAGGATATAAAAGAGAGAATGGACAAGATTTTGAAAATTGCTTCTGAAAGAGAGTTTCGGATACAAAGGGAGAGCGACATGCGAATACTAGCAATGGACACGTCGAATATGACCGGGGCCGagcttgaagtggttttggcgatGAAGGAGGAAGTGAAAAACCGTTACATGAATCGTGGctaatttctagtttttttttcaaggtttctagtgtttttttttttttttttttttttttttttttttttttttttttaaagttgttggttttttgtttctactttgtttttctatatttttaggtttttttttttaaattaagtaatgTATGGTgtttgtatttttaattaatgaactattatgtttttaaaattatgtttttttattaaaaaataagttttattaaattaaaatagttaacaaaaaaaaaataaataaataaaactaaaactgTGGCACCACACCCTTGGTGTGGCAAGAAACCACACTTAAGTGGTAAAATCCGACGTGGCGCTTACGTGGCGAGGGAGGGAGTGCGGTTTCGgtggcaccactccctccagcctaaGCCCTCCAATCTATTGTTTTATTTATTAAGGAACGGACAAAGGAAATTGTGGGTTGGATAATGTATTTTTCTTTAAGTGAGTGAGAAGATGTTAGAAGACACATGACCATGTATGCACCACGAAGAGGGCGCACAAATGTTTTTAGGTCTATggtcttctaaaaaacaaacggTCTGCAAGAGCATACGTCTGCGCGTTGTCTGCACGGCACAGATATAAGAGGTCAAGAAGAGGTTTTTgaaaaaaacaaacaccacctaaATTAATGGCCATTTAGTAATAAAATGATGATTGCTTTCCAACTGatcattaaaataatattttttaatggtCGTGTATTTTGCCTCCATATTTGAAATGTTAAGATATTTCAATTCTCCTACATTAAAATGGTGTTTTTAATAGCTagttaaaatgaaagaaaaacactaaaatggTGTTTGTTAAATGACCATTGTAGTAGGTCTGAGCGAGTAAATCACAGATCCAGTTTGGATATGCAAGACCCCAAGTTATTGAATGTCAATAGTCATTACCAATTTACCATGTTATATGAAAAATCCACAACACAATTTGATACCCGGTATTTTTGTTTATATCTTAGTCTATTTTCAAGATACACCTCCAGCTAAAATTTGACTACTTTTTATTGAGAGTTAACTTGTTCTTTCatgttttttaaaactttttattggCACCACCATAGAATAATTAGGATATGTGTATACtcttttttttaaaactaaaatgtaCCAACAACACCGATATGTTTGAGCTTAATTTTGAGATCTAACACAAAAGAGTTGTAACTTTTGAGCGAATTCAGGATTAGTCATCCTTTAACCAAAGTTGAACTATTATTAGATAACCTTATTACTACAGATTCTGATATTTGTTGGAATATATAAAGGATAGTGGATGACGGTGTTAAAATAAGGATGTCCGTAATACCCGTAACATCCCTCGTTCCTTCCTGCCCTGCCATACAATCACAATCACAATCACATAATGTCGTCGTCCCAATCCCTCACTCCGATTCCCCACTTCCCAATTTCTGTCGATCCATGTGAACTTTGTTCCTTCATCAACAGAATCCTCCTCCATACCAATGGGTTGCGGGGTGTCCAGATCCAACGAGGGTCTGGTCGTTTTTCGCATCCCCCATCATAGTAAACCCCAAACTCATCCTCCCAAATTGCTAATCGAGGAACCGTCAAACCTCCACCAACCACCGGAATTGCAAAAAATCAACATCGCATATCACGATGGCAACGGCAATGACGATCCATTGTGGGTCGGATCTCCTAGCTTTAGGGAGTACGTTCAATCCTTCCCCGAGGATGACGACGTTGCTACTTCAGGTGTTAACgcacatatgcatatgcatatgtatagTATAATAATTGCACATGGTTATCATGCAACATTTATGTAATTATTACCAAATTAATCATGGATGTAGGTGATGTAAGAGGAAAGGAGATCGTAATTGGTACCCGAGGAGGTGAAAAGTTGATATGCAATGGCGAGGTATGATTGTCAACATACGAAGGCAAGCAATTGTTAGGTTAATTTAATTAGATCAACTGATTTGAATTGAAATCAATGGGATATATAGGTTTGTGTACGGGGGGATTTAGCAGGGAAGGAAGAAGCAGATACAAGAGGAGGAAGATATAGAAAGGTGTTTCAGGTGCACAGAGTCACTTTCTGGCACGGCCGCGCGTGGCATCCCGGTCATCCAAAAGCAACCAGAAAGGCGGCCGGAGCCTCATCTTAACATCCATCATCCATCCATGGTGATTCGTGATGCATTCTGTCTTTGACTAAATTCCTTCATTCTTTTTTTTGTAAttcattattttattatttatcattattataattacttagcCTTAAAAAAAGGTTATATCGAATAAGAATTGAAGTGGGTTCAATCTCGACCAATTCAAAGCCTATTATGCAGTCTCTGACTTTGATTCACGCACCAAAAACCATATAAAGTCACTATCATTATCTTAGAAAAGTAACATACAGAgcataattaattaaaataaaaatagttCATTTATATAGAAAATACTATTCAGTTATAAAAACAAAAGAATTAAAGAAAGACAATTTTCAAAGACCGAGGTGAAaagaatttatatataatttgcaTTGTTGTCTTTTTACTATAAAATACTATTTACTTCTAATTTCTCCAATTTTATGCAATCCATAGAAATAgacacttatttatttttttgaaaaatccaaaataaaTTGTCATTTTTGACAATTAGCTGCCTTGAAGAAATCGAAAGTAGGTTAttgtttttaaaaaagttaaatttaTAAAGCTATCTTTATTAACAATCCAATTCaacctaattttttttataaaaaataatttatcttTCTTCCACCTATACAATTCAACTCGATCCAATTATTCACACTCATTACCAATACAATCTAATCcaattttatattatattatatatatatatatatatatatatatatataatcatattaatattGGTCTTTTTTTGTAGAGAAAAATAAA containing:
- the LOC111889587 gene encoding uncharacterized protein LOC111889587; protein product: MGCGVSRSNEGLVVFRIPHHSKPQTHPPKLLIEEPSNLHQPPELQKINIAYHDGNGNDDPLWVGSPSFREYVQSFPEDDDVATSGDVRGKEIVIGTRGGEKLICNGEVCVRGDLAGKEEADTRGGRYRKVFQVHRVTFWHGRAWHPGHPKATRKAAGASS
- the LOC111888849 gene encoding glycerophosphodiester phosphodiesterase GDPD1, chloroplastic — its product is MATKAVYISDVPNLDQVPETAASFSLYATRLPIAVDVSKSVDNSPKFTVIGHRGHGMNILHSTDRRMKAFKENSILSFNNAAKHPIDYIEFDVQVTKDDVAIIFHDDFILSQEHGSVVEKRVTDLTMKEFFAYGPQREVSMEGKALARKVNGTVVGWQVESDDHSCTLQEAFEKVNTRLGFNIELKFDDHRVYEEDHLIHALQVVLKVVSEHANDRPIIFSSFQPDAALLMKKLQQKYPVYFLTNGGTEVYDDVRRNSLEEARKLAVGGGLDGIVSEVKGIFGNPSAAREIKESNLGLLTYGKLNNIQETVHVQQLMGVDGVIVDLVEEIARAVEETKTRNGHGGVKSEETEKGLIELSFLLNLISKVIQH